Proteins found in one Coleofasciculaceae cyanobacterium genomic segment:
- a CDS encoding CatB-related O-acetyltransferase: MFDLKISGFLTLLRNRLNNPTLEHLHYVYNWWRNKLRYPQIEQRYLAIISRNSSLGKNIKIDKKSLVVESQIDSYSYISENTTIYTTSIGKFCCIGANCTIGLAAHPTRDFVSSHPIFFSTKKQIGFTFADRDYVEEMPECKIGNDVWIGNNVLILGGVNIGNGAIIAAGAVVTKDVPPYAIYGGVPAKLIRYKFDRETIEFLQKFKWWNKNEQWLRNNFKDFHNINKFMDLAKENDFLV, translated from the coding sequence ATGTTTGATTTAAAGATATCTGGCTTTTTGACTTTACTTAGAAATAGGCTTAATAATCCAACTCTAGAACATTTACATTATGTGTACAATTGGTGGCGTAACAAACTGAGATATCCTCAAATAGAGCAAAGATATTTGGCAATTATCAGCCGAAATTCTTCTTTGGGCAAAAATATCAAAATAGATAAAAAATCTTTAGTAGTAGAATCTCAGATAGATTCTTATAGCTATATTTCAGAAAATACAACTATTTATACAACTTCTATCGGCAAGTTTTGTTGTATCGGAGCTAATTGTACAATCGGATTAGCTGCACACCCAACTAGAGATTTTGTTTCTAGTCATCCAATCTTTTTTTCAACCAAAAAGCAAATTGGATTTACTTTTGCCGATCGAGATTATGTTGAAGAAATGCCAGAATGTAAGATTGGTAATGATGTTTGGATTGGCAATAATGTTTTGATTCTCGGAGGAGTTAATATTGGTAACGGTGCAATTATAGCTGCCGGAGCAGTTGTAACTAAAGATGTACCTCCTTATGCTATCTACGGTGGCGTACCTGCCAAACTAATTCGTTATAAATTCGATCGAGAAACCATTGAGTTTCTTCAAAAATTTAAATGGTGGAATAAAAATGAACAATGGCTGAGAAATAACTTTAAAGATTTTCATAACATTAATAAATTTATGGATTTAGCTAAGGAAAACGATTTTCTAGTGTAA
- the rodA gene encoding rod shape-determining protein RodA, which yields MIKLRSQTRKSTTSKSQPTYIGQQALLLLYSWRQLDWLLLMLIIGLSTFGGFTIYSTEPPGEHNYSYQHWLVSILGLVIVLVVSRWRYQLLLRWHWVIYALTNISLIAVMVTGVTANGAQSWINIAGFNVQPSEFAKIAVVITLAALLHNQNGADLKTMVRTLIITAVPWGLVFLQPDLGTSLVFGAMVIAMLYWANVKMGWLIIMISPLVSAILYHVYLPGWVLWVLIVAGIAWLTLPSKVVSTLSSVTINLGAVELGNFFWSLLKDYQKARLVMFLDPEQDPLGGGYHLIQSRIAIGAGKLWGQGWHQGTQTQLNFIPEQHTDFIFSAVGEEFGFLGCIILLLVFWLICIRLIWIASTAQDNFGSLLAIGILSIIGFQIVINVSMTIGLAPITGIPLPWMSYGRSSLLSSFIGIGLVESVANYRETKARKSY from the coding sequence GTGATTAAACTTCGCTCTCAAACTAGAAAATCAACTACTTCAAAATCTCAGCCGACATACATTGGACAACAAGCATTGTTGTTGCTCTATTCCTGGAGACAGCTAGACTGGCTATTGCTAATGCTAATCATTGGCTTGTCTACATTTGGGGGATTTACTATTTACAGTACCGAACCTCCTGGAGAACACAACTATAGCTATCAACATTGGCTGGTTAGCATACTAGGATTAGTAATAGTTTTAGTTGTTTCTCGTTGGCGTTATCAACTGTTGTTGCGTTGGCATTGGGTAATCTATGCGTTGACCAATATATCTTTGATAGCAGTAATGGTAACAGGGGTTACGGCGAATGGAGCGCAAAGCTGGATTAATATTGCCGGCTTTAACGTTCAGCCTTCGGAGTTTGCCAAAATCGCTGTGGTTATTACCCTAGCAGCCTTGCTCCATAATCAAAATGGAGCAGATTTAAAAACAATGGTGAGAACCTTGATAATCACAGCTGTTCCCTGGGGGTTAGTATTTTTACAGCCAGACTTGGGTACTTCTTTGGTTTTTGGGGCAATGGTAATCGCCATGCTGTATTGGGCAAATGTTAAGATGGGATGGCTGATTATCATGATTTCTCCCTTGGTTTCTGCCATTTTATATCATGTTTATCTTCCAGGCTGGGTGTTATGGGTTTTGATCGTGGCGGGAATAGCTTGGCTAACTTTGCCTAGTAAAGTTGTTTCGACCCTTAGTTCTGTAACGATTAACTTGGGTGCAGTAGAGTTGGGCAATTTTTTCTGGAGCTTGCTCAAGGACTATCAGAAAGCACGACTAGTTATGTTTCTTGACCCAGAACAAGATCCTCTAGGCGGTGGATATCACTTAATTCAATCGCGAATAGCCATTGGTGCAGGTAAACTTTGGGGACAGGGATGGCATCAAGGAACTCAAACTCAGCTTAATTTTATTCCCGAACAGCATACAGACTTTATTTTCTCGGCGGTGGGAGAAGAGTTCGGTTTTTTGGGCTGTATTATTTTACTGTTAGTATTTTGGTTGATTTGTATCCGTTTAATTTGGATTGCATCTACTGCCCAAGACAATTTTGGCTCTTTGTTGGCGATCGGAATCTTGTCAATAATTGGGTTTCAAATTGTGATTAATGTTAGTATGACCATCGGATTAGCACCAATTACGGGAATTCCTTTGCCTTGGATGAGTTACGGGCGTTCTTCTTTGTTGTCTAGCTTTATTGGTATTGGCTTAGTAGAATCTGTGGCTAACTATCGGGAAACTAAGGCTAGAAAATCTTATTAG
- a CDS encoding sulfotransferase domain-containing protein — translation MFYTPLESTVKQAFRTPFAHSSDRKLIVHCCYHKVGTAWFIRVLSSISRYYGLKFQSCTQDNLKRDTNIFMEYMSRVDVTKLPDYIGSHMIRDPRDIIISAYFYHLWTKEEWAHIPRQSLNNLTYQQYLNSLNQEEGLLAEMQGTSKEVIDEMSNWNYNNPCFLEFKYENILHNESAVFYQIFKHYQFSEKAIQNCLEIAERFSFKNKSKLQLGSIRKKSHLRSGRTQEWKEIFTSTHKQQFKKLFGDVLIKLGYETNNDW, via the coding sequence TTGTTTTATACACCTCTTGAATCTACAGTCAAGCAGGCTTTCAGAACTCCTTTTGCCCATAGCAGCGATCGCAAGTTAATTGTTCACTGTTGTTATCATAAAGTTGGTACCGCTTGGTTTATTCGAGTATTAAGCAGTATTTCTCGATATTATGGTTTGAAGTTTCAAAGCTGTACCCAAGATAATCTCAAAAGAGATACCAATATCTTCATGGAGTACATGAGTCGGGTTGATGTGACTAAGCTTCCTGACTACATTGGTTCTCATATGATTAGAGATCCTAGAGACATAATCATTTCAGCTTATTTTTACCATTTGTGGACCAAAGAAGAATGGGCGCATATTCCTCGCCAAAGCTTAAATAACCTTACTTATCAACAGTATTTAAATTCATTAAATCAAGAAGAGGGGTTGTTAGCAGAAATGCAAGGCACTTCCAAAGAAGTAATTGATGAGATGTCTAACTGGAATTATAATAATCCTTGTTTTTTAGAGTTTAAATACGAGAACATTCTTCATAACGAGTCTGCTGTTTTTTACCAGATTTTCAAACATTATCAATTTAGTGAAAAAGCAATTCAAAATTGTCTCGAAATTGCTGAAAGATTTAGCTTCAAAAACAAAAGTAAGCTTCAACTAGGAAGCATTCGTAAAAAATCTCACCTGCGTTCTGGTCGGACACAAGAGTGGAAAGAAATTTTCACGAGTACGCACAAACAGCAGTTTAAAAAACTATTTGGTGATGTTTTAATTAAATTAGGTTATGAAACCAATAATGATTGGTAG
- a CDS encoding glycosyltransferase family 2 protein, with amino-acid sequence MANFQLKTPVAFIIFKRPDTTERVFEAIRRARPSKLFVIADAPRPDRPGEAEKCVATRAIIDRVDWDCDVLKNYAQVNLGCAKRVSSGLSWVFEQVAEAIILEDDCFPHPSFFRYCEELLEYYRYDRRVMSVAGSNFQFGAKVTDYSYYYSCYHDCWGWATWKRAWQYFDFEMKLWSKFKDTNFLPDKLANVNAAKYWSKYFQLTYEGNKDSWFYRWLFCCWMQSGFAIVPKGNLISNLGFGLEGTHTLEDSPFANLPIEAMDFPLLHPPFTIRNREADRLNQKKRFDIETNIMIRIKQKIIKLRKKIASQ; translated from the coding sequence ATGGCTAACTTTCAGCTCAAAACTCCAGTTGCTTTTATAATCTTTAAACGACCTGATACTACCGAAAGAGTATTCGAGGCAATTCGTCGGGCTAGACCATCTAAGCTTTTTGTCATTGCCGATGCTCCTCGTCCAGACAGACCTGGAGAAGCTGAAAAGTGTGTTGCTACTAGGGCAATTATAGATCGGGTTGATTGGGATTGCGATGTATTGAAGAATTATGCACAAGTTAACTTAGGCTGTGCTAAACGAGTTTCTAGCGGTTTGAGTTGGGTATTTGAGCAAGTGGCAGAAGCCATTATTTTGGAAGATGATTGTTTTCCCCATCCTTCTTTTTTTCGCTATTGTGAAGAGCTACTAGAGTATTATCGCTACGATCGGCGAGTTATGTCTGTTGCTGGGTCTAATTTTCAGTTTGGAGCTAAAGTAACTGACTATAGTTATTATTATTCCTGTTATCACGATTGTTGGGGGTGGGCGACCTGGAAACGAGCTTGGCAATACTTTGATTTTGAGATGAAACTTTGGTCAAAATTTAAAGATACTAACTTTCTGCCAGATAAACTAGCAAATGTAAATGCTGCTAAATATTGGTCAAAATATTTCCAGCTTACGTATGAGGGAAATAAGGATAGTTGGTTTTATCGTTGGCTTTTTTGTTGCTGGATGCAAAGTGGTTTTGCTATTGTACCTAAAGGAAACTTAATTTCTAATCTTGGCTTTGGTTTAGAAGGAACTCATACTCTAGAAGATAGTCCTTTTGCCAATCTACCAATAGAAGCAATGGATTTTCCTCTGCTTCATCCACCTTTTACTATTCGAAATAGGGAAGCTGATAGATTAAATCAGAAAAAAAGATTTGATATTGAAACAAATATTATGATACGTATTAAGCAAAAAATTATAAAGCTCAGAAAAAAAATAGCTAGTCAATAG
- a CDS encoding O-antigen ligase family protein, producing the protein MKDLILYPPILGAVLIGLAASFIILFYLTKDKVITSIFEKLAVYIFLFVVSGVTTFPFSHLDLASLGTHEKTLFSAIFLLLVYAAIFILLRVRISQILSNIIILFQQKYLSIYLGLTFFSACWSATPWLTLRAAISLILISSFAVYFAKKYNWRQILELLRWNQTFVAIFSVYLSIFVPSEGQIEKGWAGAIGHPINLGNMMALTATLWLLNAIHNPKYLKRSLLFCVLSITVMQLANSAGAFIVFLSLIVIVFIPPIFRRLTFLQANFLFTFILSVFTIPSIWLFSNFSNTMSLLDKDVTFTGRVPLWNLLIEKIVRERLWLGYGYSGFWQPWQGSDNPAAQVFRLIGDWAVHAHNGFLDIFLSVGLIGLTLFTLSFLGNINRAMRLIFSNRSPESALPLIILTFVFVSNLSQTSIISPGYTWFLYVITTVGLQIVSKKKERYLSWS; encoded by the coding sequence ATGAAAGACCTTATTTTATATCCGCCTATCTTAGGGGCAGTACTAATTGGTTTAGCTGCTAGTTTTATTATCCTATTTTATCTTACAAAAGATAAAGTTATAACTTCTATTTTTGAAAAATTAGCCGTCTATATTTTTTTATTTGTTGTATCTGGAGTTACAACATTTCCTTTTTCTCATTTAGATCTTGCTTCTTTAGGAACTCATGAGAAAACTCTGTTTTCAGCGATTTTCTTGTTGCTGGTATATGCTGCTATATTTATTCTTTTAAGAGTTCGCATCAGCCAAATTCTGTCAAATATAATAATTCTTTTTCAGCAAAAGTATCTAAGCATATATCTCGGTCTAACATTCTTTTCAGCTTGCTGGTCAGCAACTCCCTGGTTAACTTTAAGAGCAGCAATATCTTTAATACTTATTAGCAGTTTTGCAGTTTACTTTGCCAAGAAGTATAATTGGCGACAAATTCTTGAATTATTACGCTGGAATCAAACATTTGTAGCTATTTTTAGTGTCTATCTATCTATCTTTGTGCCTTCGGAAGGACAAATAGAAAAGGGGTGGGCAGGAGCTATTGGTCATCCGATTAATTTAGGTAATATGATGGCATTAACTGCTACGTTATGGTTACTAAACGCTATTCACAATCCAAAATATCTCAAGCGATCGCTATTGTTTTGTGTTCTAAGCATTACTGTTATGCAACTAGCTAATTCCGCTGGAGCATTTATAGTTTTTCTTTCTTTAATAGTAATTGTATTTATTCCGCCAATATTTAGAAGGCTAACTTTTTTACAAGCTAATTTTTTGTTTACATTTATTTTGTCAGTATTTACCATACCAAGTATCTGGTTATTCAGCAACTTTAGCAATACGATGTCTCTATTAGATAAAGATGTGACTTTTACAGGAAGAGTTCCTTTATGGAATTTATTAATTGAAAAAATTGTTCGAGAACGCCTTTGGTTAGGCTATGGATATTCTGGTTTTTGGCAACCCTGGCAAGGTTCAGATAACCCTGCTGCCCAAGTATTCCGTTTGATTGGAGATTGGGCAGTTCATGCTCATAATGGATTTTTAGACATTTTTTTGAGTGTGGGTTTGATCGGACTTACATTATTTACTTTGTCTTTTTTAGGTAACATTAATAGGGCAATGAGATTAATATTTAGCAATCGAAGCCCTGAATCAGCTCTACCTCTAATCATTTTAACTTTTGTGTTCGTGAGCAACCTTTCTCAAACCTCAATTATATCCCCTGGCTATACCTGGTTTTTATATGTAATAACGACAGTTGGATTACAGATCGTTAGCAAAAAGAAGGAAAGATATTTAAGTTGGTCTTAA
- a CDS encoding nitrate reductase associated protein — protein MNSSTQCPKIQANVTIGIADNLIPNFQNTEYINLTRYKLMMSNLQPQSHKFESTNYFQFEADFVGSLQCIPMQVRMKLDNCGVKLKLAHWNQLSQIERHALVDMPCTDQAECQIYRQFLQNLITVKTGQPAQKLAINPNPPWLDDTNIPSSVVEKAQECQVNLSLEQWSNLTPVQRFAVIKLSRPSHENKNFIPALQEFGVLSIN, from the coding sequence GTGAATTCGTCTACTCAATGTCCCAAGATTCAAGCAAATGTAACTATTGGGATTGCTGACAATTTAATCCCTAACTTTCAGAATACTGAATATATCAATCTGACAAGATATAAATTGATGATGTCAAACTTACAACCTCAGTCACACAAATTTGAATCCACTAATTATTTTCAATTTGAAGCAGATTTTGTTGGTTCTCTCCAGTGCATTCCGATGCAGGTAAGAATGAAGCTAGATAACTGTGGTGTCAAACTGAAACTGGCACATTGGAATCAATTGAGCCAGATAGAACGCCACGCACTAGTAGATATGCCCTGCACCGATCAAGCAGAATGTCAGATCTACCGTCAATTTCTGCAAAATTTGATTACGGTTAAAACTGGTCAACCTGCTCAAAAATTAGCGATTAATCCTAACCCACCGTGGCTAGACGATACAAATATCCCCAGCAGTGTAGTCGAAAAAGCACAGGAATGCCAAGTCAATCTATCATTAGAGCAGTGGTCTAACCTGACTCCTGTCCAGCGTTTTGCCGTAATTAAACTTAGTCGTCCCAGCCATGAAAATAAAAACTTCATTCCTGCACTTCAAGAGTTTGGTGTCTTGTCTATTAATTGA
- a CDS encoding flippase, whose amino-acid sequence MIPRNVGQMGLIFKIQMLNKLKSFNEKLSPGFRKIISNIGWLSAERIVMMTLSLFVGINVVRYLGPVNYGKLSYSISFAGLLGAIAKLGLDQIVVRNLVKEEKFTQEILGTAFWLKLVGSLFTAALIGIGIWTFNNDSQIRWMTLIIGAGLGFTAFETIDFWFQSKVLSRPMALVRSGQLILTSTIKLVLIFSKFPLMAFAWVYMAEFAFKAIGMVWVYHQRRQSIFRWQVSRSKAIELLQDSWPLILSGVMILIYMKIDQVMLGNMTGDRAVGNYAAAVKLSEPCYFISTAICSSIFPALIQAKLKNQQEYQNKIQRLYDLMAWLSLMIAVPMTFVSDIVATTLLGQEYAEVGTILALHIWASPFVFLGIARSKWLMAENYIRFNFVATSLGAISNIILNFWLIPNYEGIGAAIATVISYAISSHGSCIFYPPIYSNSILLYKALFVPFRIRQNLIYLNRVKQALLK is encoded by the coding sequence ATGATTCCCCGAAACGTGGGACAAATGGGATTGATTTTCAAAATTCAAATGCTTAACAAATTAAAATCATTCAATGAAAAATTAAGCCCAGGATTCAGGAAGATAATCTCTAACATAGGTTGGTTATCCGCCGAACGCATTGTCATGATGACTCTGTCTCTTTTTGTCGGCATCAATGTAGTGCGATATCTTGGTCCAGTCAATTATGGAAAATTAAGCTACAGTATTAGCTTTGCAGGTTTACTAGGCGCGATCGCTAAATTGGGTCTAGATCAAATTGTCGTCCGCAATCTAGTCAAAGAAGAAAAGTTTACCCAGGAAATATTGGGGACAGCTTTTTGGCTGAAGTTAGTTGGCTCTTTGTTCACAGCTGCTTTGATTGGTATTGGTATCTGGACTTTCAATAATGATAGTCAAATTCGCTGGATGACTCTAATTATTGGGGCAGGTTTGGGTTTTACCGCCTTTGAAACTATCGACTTTTGGTTTCAGTCAAAAGTCTTATCCAGACCAATGGCTTTAGTCAGAAGTGGACAATTAATTTTGACTAGTACAATTAAACTAGTATTGATTTTCAGTAAATTTCCTTTAATGGCATTTGCCTGGGTATATATGGCAGAATTTGCCTTTAAAGCGATCGGCATGGTGTGGGTTTATCATCAACGCCGTCAATCTATTTTCCGCTGGCAGGTTAGTCGTTCAAAAGCGATAGAATTGCTCCAAGATTCATGGCCGCTAATTTTGTCTGGCGTAATGATTTTGATCTACATGAAGATCGATCAGGTAATGCTGGGTAATATGACAGGAGATCGAGCCGTAGGTAACTACGCAGCAGCAGTTAAACTATCCGAACCCTGTTATTTTATTTCTACAGCAATCTGTTCTTCTATATTTCCTGCACTAATTCAGGCTAAACTAAAAAACCAACAAGAATATCAGAATAAAATACAGCGGCTATATGATTTGATGGCTTGGCTTTCTTTGATGATTGCCGTTCCTATGACTTTTGTCTCAGATATTGTGGCTACTACTTTGCTCGGTCAAGAATATGCCGAGGTAGGAACAATACTAGCCTTGCATATTTGGGCAAGCCCATTTGTCTTTTTAGGTATTGCTCGTAGCAAATGGCTAATGGCTGAAAATTATATTAGATTTAACTTTGTGGCAACTTCATTAGGAGCTATATCTAATATAATTTTAAATTTCTGGTTAATTCCTAACTATGAAGGTATTGGAGCAGCGATCGCTACTGTAATCTCATATGCTATTTCATCTCACGGATCCTGTATTTTTTACCCTCCTATTTATAGCAATAGCATTCTGTTATATAAAGCCTTGTTCGTTCCATTTCGTATCCGCCAAAACCTAATTTATTTAAATCGTGTTAAACAAGCTCTTTTGAAGTAA
- a CDS encoding WecB/TagA/CpsF family glycosyltransferase: MESQMINLGKYSILGININAVNYDFAVSAITAAAIKRKPCSVSALAVHGVMTGFLDSTHARRLNGLDIVVPDGQPIRWALAWLYGKHLPDRVYGPNLTLKVAESFTKERLSIYLYGSKRETLEKFAQNLKRLYPGFKIAGMEESKFRRLSDSERLQLVERIKASGANAVFLGLGCPRQETWAYEYRNLLNIPVLAVGAAFDFHAGTLPQAPKWMQNAGLEWFFRLVQEPKRLWQRYAILNPLYVWNILQQYLGLKKFVPTMPNGKEKIESYG; the protein is encoded by the coding sequence ATGGAATCACAAATGATTAATCTAGGAAAATATTCAATATTAGGCATCAACATTAATGCTGTTAATTACGATTTTGCGGTATCAGCAATTACCGCAGCAGCTATAAAGAGAAAACCTTGTTCGGTCAGTGCTTTGGCGGTACATGGTGTAATGACTGGATTTTTAGATAGTACTCATGCCAGACGCTTAAATGGTCTAGATATTGTTGTACCAGATGGACAACCTATACGGTGGGCGCTGGCTTGGCTATATGGAAAGCATCTACCTGACCGCGTTTACGGACCAAATCTAACTCTTAAGGTGGCTGAATCTTTTACCAAAGAAAGATTGAGCATCTATCTTTATGGCAGCAAGAGAGAAACTTTGGAAAAATTCGCTCAAAACCTGAAACGACTCTATCCTGGATTCAAAATTGCCGGAATGGAGGAATCTAAATTTAGACGACTCTCTGACTCAGAGCGTTTACAGCTAGTTGAACGAATTAAAGCATCTGGAGCTAATGCAGTATTTCTTGGGTTAGGTTGTCCTAGACAAGAAACTTGGGCTTATGAGTATCGAAATTTGCTGAACATACCAGTATTGGCTGTCGGGGCTGCTTTTGATTTTCATGCTGGAACATTACCTCAAGCTCCTAAATGGATGCAAAATGCAGGCTTAGAATGGTTTTTTCGCTTAGTTCAAGAGCCTAAAAGACTTTGGCAGCGTTATGCAATTCTCAATCCACTTTACGTTTGGAATATTTTGCAGCAATATTTAGGATTGAAAAAATTTGTGCCTACTATGCCTAATGGGAAGGAAAAGATTGAATCTTATGGCTAA
- a CDS encoding sulfotransferase family 2 domain-containing protein, giving the protein MTNYNQGQTIVFLHIPKTAGTTLHLIIERQYNSGKIVTIHTPVENAAQISRIQKLTPTQQQQVRVIKGHTFWGWHQLLPESCAYFTLLRNPVERFISNYYFLLKKEGHPLGQKLLEEKVTIEDFVNWTGEDNYQTRFLAKNIGEGNLDIKGSECTRETLERAKRNLRENFAVVGIVEEFDKTLLLLKKTFGWKNIFYKVKNKNKQRPSNNLIPQKTLKLIKEKNKLDLELYNYATETLQTTIKNQGNSFEEEVQNFQKINDSSLGQFSALMSSSASKVQKIISFI; this is encoded by the coding sequence ATGACCAATTACAACCAAGGACAAACTATCGTTTTTCTGCACATTCCTAAGACAGCAGGTACAACACTTCATCTAATTATTGAACGCCAGTATAACTCGGGAAAAATTGTTACAATTCACACTCCTGTAGAAAACGCAGCACAAATAAGCCGAATACAAAAGCTTACCCCTACTCAGCAACAGCAAGTGCGGGTAATTAAGGGTCATACCTTCTGGGGATGGCATCAGTTGTTGCCTGAATCCTGTGCCTACTTTACTTTATTGCGCAATCCCGTCGAGCGATTTATTTCTAACTACTATTTTTTGCTTAAAAAAGAAGGTCATCCACTTGGCCAAAAGCTTTTAGAAGAGAAGGTAACTATAGAGGATTTTGTTAACTGGACTGGCGAAGATAATTACCAAACTAGATTTCTGGCCAAAAATATTGGAGAAGGTAATTTAGATATCAAAGGAAGTGAATGCACCCGTGAAACCCTAGAGCGAGCAAAAAGAAATTTGAGGGAAAACTTCGCTGTCGTTGGCATAGTAGAAGAATTTGACAAAACCTTATTGCTACTCAAAAAGACCTTTGGTTGGAAAAATATTTTTTACAAGGTCAAAAACAAAAATAAACAACGACCTTCTAACAATTTGATTCCTCAAAAAACATTAAAGCTAATAAAAGAAAAAAATAAACTCGATTTAGAACTATATAATTATGCTACCGAAACTTTGCAAACTACGATTAAAAATCAGGGTAATTCCTTTGAAGAAGAAGTTCAAAACTTTCAAAAAATAAATGACTCTTCATTAGGTCAATTCTCGGCTTTGATGTCTTCTTCTGCTAGTAAAGTTCAAAAAATAATTAGTTTTATCTAA
- a CDS encoding NAD-dependent epimerase/dehydratase family protein, which produces MGVAIITGSAGLIGSEAVRFFNNLGMNVVGIDNDMRKFFFGEEASTKWNRQRLEKELDNYQHREVDIRDYDKIKEIFQHYGNDISLIIHTAAQPSHDWAAQDPFSDFTVNANGTLNLLQATREYCSDAVFIFTSTNKVYGDLPNSLPLKELEKRWEIDSAHEYHVGIPENMSIDQCKHSLFGASKVAADVLVQEYGRYFGIRTASFRGGCLTGPNHSGTELHGFLAYLVKCTAIGKPYTIYGYKGKQVRDNIHSSDLIAAFYEFYKNPRVAEVYNIGGGRESNCSMLEAIEVAQELSGRKLDYSYTDDNRSGDHIWYISDLSKFKSHYPHWSLKYNIHQILSEIYESGVERWNHK; this is translated from the coding sequence ATGGGTGTAGCAATTATTACTGGTTCTGCTGGATTAATCGGATCAGAAGCGGTCAGGTTTTTTAATAACTTGGGAATGAATGTTGTTGGCATTGACAATGATATGCGTAAGTTTTTCTTTGGGGAAGAAGCTTCAACAAAGTGGAATCGCCAAAGATTAGAAAAAGAACTCGATAATTACCAGCACCGTGAAGTAGACATACGAGATTACGACAAAATCAAAGAAATTTTCCAACATTATGGCAACGATATTTCTTTAATCATTCATACGGCAGCTCAACCGTCTCATGACTGGGCTGCTCAAGATCCTTTCTCGGATTTTACGGTTAACGCCAATGGTACACTAAATCTTTTGCAAGCAACCCGTGAATACTGTTCTGATGCCGTTTTTATCTTTACATCTACTAACAAAGTATATGGAGACCTGCCTAATTCTCTGCCCTTGAAAGAATTAGAAAAACGCTGGGAAATTGATTCGGCTCATGAATACCATGTGGGAATACCAGAAAACATGAGTATTGACCAATGTAAACACTCTTTATTTGGAGCTTCCAAAGTTGCTGCTGACGTCCTAGTTCAAGAGTATGGACGCTACTTTGGTATTCGCACAGCTTCATTTAGGGGCGGTTGTTTAACTGGACCAAATCATTCAGGAACAGAGCTTCATGGATTTCTAGCTTACTTAGTAAAATGCACCGCCATTGGTAAACCATACACTATTTATGGTTACAAGGGTAAACAAGTCCGCGATAATATTCATTCTTCAGATTTAATTGCTGCTTTTTACGAGTTTTATAAAAATCCTCGGGTGGCTGAAGTTTATAACATTGGTGGTGGCAGAGAAAGCAATTGCTCGATGCTAGAAGCAATTGAAGTGGCGCAAGAGCTTTCAGGGAGAAAACTGGATTATTCCTATACTGATGATAACCGTAGTGGCGATCATATTTGGTATATCAGCGATTTATCAAAGTTCAAGTCTCATTATCCTCACTGGTCGCTCAAATACAACATTCACCAAATCTTATCCGAAATTTACGAAAGTGGTGTAGAAAGATGGAATCACAAATGA